The window TTCGGAATGGCGATGATCGGGACGGTGCTCGCGGAAGAACATGACACGCCGCAGCTTCTCGCCTTCTTCCGAACCCATGTCATCAAGCCACGGCGGGCGATGCTGCGGGCAGTCTTCGCGCGCGCGCGCGAGCGCGGAGAACTCAGGCCTGACGCCGACCTTGAGATGGGCGCCCAGATGCTTGTTGGCGCGTACTACGCCCAGTACCTCGCCGGCATCCCGTTCCGGGAAGGATGGGACGCACAGGTCGTCGACACGGTGCTGAAAGGCCTTCGTCGCGCGTGACTATTCGCGCCTGACGTGCTCGGCGTGAACGCATCCCGGCGCAGGTGGTTCCGGAACCGACGGGTAAGCCGTACACCGCCGAGACGGGAAATGGCCCGCGCCAGCATCGGCCGCGGCTGACTGGAGGATGATGGTACATGAGCGCAGATGCGGTCGCCGCAGAAATGGCCGGGTGGCCTGAGGTGGCATGACGGGGCACAGCTGCGTCATCTCGCCGCGATTCAAGGGAGCGCTCTCCCACGTCTCCCAAGGCAAGTACGGCCGAATGTTCCCCGACCTGCCTCCGCTAAAGATCGACGAAAGCGTCCTCCGCGCGCTCGGCCGCTCGGGGTCGAGCATGGATCTCCCGGCCGGCGCATTTGACGATCCCGCGAGTGACAACGCCCGCATTCCGGCGGGCTTTCCCTTCCTGGCACAGTTCATTGCGCACGATATCACGCGCGATCCGTCGATGCTGCACCACCACGCGACGCTGAGGGAACTCCGCAATTTCCGAACACCCCGTCTCGATCTCGAGGTTGTGTACGGGGCCGGCGCCCTTGCTCATCCATATTTCTATGATCTGCGCGACTCCGACAAGTTCCTCATCGGGCAAAACGACGCGGGCCAGCAGAACGATGTACCGCGCAACGTGCAGGGGCAAGCGCTGATCGCCGACTCGCGGAACGACGTGCACATGATCATCTCGCAACTTCACCTGGTGTTCCTGAAATTTCACAACCGGATCGTGGACGAACTCCATACGCAGGGGCTGCGGGGCGATGCCGCCTTGGAGGAAGCCCGGCGTCTCGCCGCCTGGCACTATCAGTGGATCGTCGTCCACGAGCTCCTGCCTCTCAGCGTGGGAGAAAAGCTGGTAGAACAAATCCTGCATGACGGGCATCTGATCTACGCCTTCAAAGGTCAGCCCTTCATCCCCGTTGAGTTCGCCGACGCCGCCTATCGTTTCGGGCACCCGCAGATCCGCGGAACGTATGAGCTGAACGATCGCGCCGCCGGCTTGACGATCTTCCCGGACCTCGCCGGGACGCGTCCGGTCCCCGCCGCCCACGTTGTCGATTGGGCCCGGTTCTTTGCCGTGCCGGGGCACCGGCCCCCTCAGGCGAGCAAGCGCATCGACGCACGCCTCGTGCACGCCCTGATGGATCTTCCCGAGGCCATCGTCGGCGAGACCGAACGGCCCGAGCAGCACTCCCTCGCGTACCGTGATCTCGAACGCGGGGTCAACTGCGACCTCCCATCCGGTGAGGCCATCGCGCGACTCATCGGGCTCGTCCCGCTGCCTAAGGACGCGCTGGGACTGCAGACGCTCGGGTGGGAGGGCGAGACCCCGCTGTGGTTCTACGTGCTCAAGGAGGCCGAGATCCAGTGTCGTGGTGAACGCCTGGGGGATGTGGGTGGCCGGATCGTCGCCGAAGTTCTGATGGGTCTGCTTGAGGGCGATCCGCATTCGTACCGAAACGTGAACCGGCACTGGCATCCGACGTTGCCCGGGGCGCGGGCCGGTGAATTTGGGATGACGGACCTTCTAGCGTTTGCAGGTGTGGTCTAAACTCCGGCAGGCCCACGTGAGTGGAACGTGACATGATCTCACCGAGCATGCTCGCGATCTATCTTCCCGCCGTCCTGTTTTTGGTCCTGACACCTGGCCCCGCGATCCTCTTTACGCTCAATCGGTCAATCTCGTTCGGACGCCGCGCGGGATTTGTGACGGCGGCCGGGTTGCTCTCCGGGACCTGCATCCTGCAGGTCAGCGCGGTCCTGGGCGTCAGCGCTATTCTCCAGGTGTCGCCGATCGCGTACGGCGCGCTGAAGATCGCCGGGGCACTGTATCTTGTGTATTTGGGCGTCCGGACGATCCTCGCCGCGCCGGCTGATCTGCTGAACGCTGCGCCGGCCGGGCCGCCCCGCTCGTGGTGGCAGGACTATCTTGGAGGGCTGACCACGGAATTGCTCAATCCAAAGACCGCGATGTTCTACATCTCCGTGCTACCCCAGTTTGTCGACCTCCACGCCGGTCATGTGACCGCACAACTGCTCCTTCTCGGAGGCATCTTCGTCGTGTGTGCGGCGGGATCGTTGGCGATGGTCGTGCAGTCCTCGGTCCATGTGAAATGCCTGCTGGTCCGCCATCCGGTGTACGCATCCCTCTCTCGCTGGATCACCGGCAGCGTCTTCGTCGGATTTGGTGCGCGGCTGGCGCTTGAGCGCCAATAGAGTGGCCCCCAGGCCCCCAGCTCAGGACCCGCCAGGGTCCTCCGATGGCAGGGGTTCAGGAGGCAAAACTGAAATACTGGCCCAACCAGAGGCATGCGCTGGCGATCGACAGCGGCCGGCGAACAGTCGCCGAGACCCGGTCCTCACACTCGTTCAGCGCTTCGTTTAATGCCAGAGATGGGAGGAGTTTCATGCCCACGTCCGACGCGAAAAGTGCGACGTTTCCAGTCGGGAAACATTCCGAGCCAGAAGCGTGGCCCGCATTGCCATTGGAAGCATGGAGGGATACCCGCGACACGCTCCACATGTGGACGCAGATCGTTGGAAAGATCAGGCTCAAGCTCACACCTCACCTCAATCATTGGTGGGAGGTCCCTTTGTACTTGACGTCGCGCGGCCTGACCACCACGCCAATCCCGTTCGGTGATCGCACGTTCGACGCGACATTCGACTTTATCGATCACGGGCTGATCTTCCAGACGAGCGATGGGCGCACCGAAACGATCCCCCTCCGTCCTCAGTCGGTCGCCGATTTCTATCATGATGTCATGACGACGCTTCGGAGGCTCGCGATCGACGTCAGAATCTGGACGATGCCATCAGAACAGCAGGCCCCGATTCGTTTCGAAGAAGATCGCCAGCACGCATCGTACGATGCGGCCTACGCCCATCGATTCTGGCGGATTCTCCTGACGATGGACGGCATCTTCAAGGAGTTCCGGGCGCGCTTCATCGGAAAGGCCAGCCCGGTCCACTTCTTCTGGGGGAGCTTCGATCTGGCCGTGACACGCTTTTCCGGTCGCCGTGCGACCGTGCGGGAGGGCGCCGATATTATTACGCGCGAGGGATACTCACACGAGGTCAGCAGTTGCGGTTTCTGGCCGGGGAGCGGCAGCCTCACAGGCCCCGCGTTTTTCTCCTACGCGTGGCCTGAACCCCCCGGTTTCAAGGACGCCCGCATCCGTCCGACGCCTGCCTTCTACAGCGCGGAGTTCTCCAACTTCCTTCTCCTGTTTGACGATGTACGATCGGCGCCCGATCCGCGCACAATGGTGCTGGAGTTTCTACAGAGCACGTATGAGGCGGCCGCGACCCTCGGGCGATGGGATCGAGAGAACTTGGAACGATAGGTCATCCGCTCCTTGCACGGAGGTCTCCATTGAATCGCGCGCCTTGACGTACAAGACCTGGACGCTGATCGCGGCGATACTCGGCTCGAGTGTCGTATTCTTAGACTCCAGCGTGGTAACCATCGCCCTGCCCCAGATCGGGCGCGAACTCCCGACGCATCTCTTTGGTGTTCTGGAGGGGCAGTCCTACGTCTACAATGGTTACCTGCTTGCCGAGAGCGCGCTCGTAGTCCTGGCCGGCGGGCTCACCGACTTCTATGGACGGCGTAGGATGTTTTCCATCGGCGTGGCGGGGTTCGGGGTGGCGTCGATCCTCAGCGGCCTGGCGCCCACCATGGAATGGCTCGTCGTATTCCGTCTGTTGCAGGGCGTTGCCGGTGCGTTCATTATTCCCGGATCGCTGGCTCTTATCACCGCGACCTTCACCGGCGAGGCACAGGGCCGAGCCTTCGGGACCTGGTCGGGTGCCTCCGCCGGACTGACGATCCTTGGTCCGTTCATTGGGGGCCTCCTCGTGGATACCGTATCGTGGCGGGCCGTCTTTCTCGTGAATGTGCCTTTCGCCTTGCTCACACTGTGGATGGTCCAGCGGTTCGCACGCGAAAGCCATGACACAGCGACCTCGGGAGGATTCGACATACCCGGCACTATCCTATCGGCTCTGGCGATCGGCGGGTTGGTCGTCGGGACGATCTCGGGCCAGCAACGCGAGTGGCACGGTCCGGAGGCGTTTGTGGCGCTGGGCATCGGCTGTGCAGCCACCGCGCTGCTCTTCGTGCGGATCCTCAGTGCGGCCAATCCCCTTGTCCCCCCCTCTCTTTTCCGGTCTCGGAACTTTACCGTGACGAACCTGTCGACCCTGGTGATCTATGCGGCTCTCGCCGTGACGTTCTATTACCTCACCCTCTTCATGCAGGGGACACTTGGATATACTGCCGCGGCAGCTGGCGTCGCCACCATTCCCGCAGTGGTCTTCATGGCCGTCTTCTCAACACGGTTTGGTGCGCTCGCCTCGCGCTACGGGCCGCGCTGGTTCATGACAGCGGGCCCGGTCCTCATGGCCGTCGGCGCGGCCTCGCTTGCACAAGTCCCCGCGCAAAGTCCGGCATGGGCCATGCGCCCGGGCGACTTGACCACGTTCGTGCCCCCCACCGGCTACTACACCGACCTCCTCGCCGGCATGGTCCTGTTCGGCCTCGGAGCCATGATGATGGTCGCCCCCCTCACGGCGACGCTCATGGCGTCGGTCCCGGTCGAGAACGCGGGGGTCGCGTCCGCCATCAACACCGCGATCTCCGATGTGGGACCGCAACTCGCCGTGGCTTTGATCTTCATCGCGATCACCGCCAGCTTCTACACCACACTGGCGACCCATGTCCGCGGCCTCGACACGTCGTCGCAAATCGTGCGCCAGCAGATTCCTCCCCTCAACCCCGTGGCGCCGAGTGTCCCTGAAGATGTGCAGAAAGCTGCCCGCGCCGCCTCAACCGCGGCGTTTCACCTTGCCATGCTGGCCAGCGCCGCATTGTTCCTGGCGGGTGCCGTCATCAATGCCGTCGGAATACAGACACCGGCTTCCCCGCAGCGCGGAAGGGTCGTCTCTCCCGATCCACTGTGGCGCAGGTGTCGCCATGTGGCTCCGGTCGCCACTGACCGAGATCAGCCGATCTCTACGTCCTCCCAGAACCCGATCCAGTGATCGACCTGCTTCCTCGAAGCGCCCGGCGCCTCGTACGACCACGCGGCCCGTGTGCTCCGTGCGGCGTCTCCGACGATATCGTAGAATTGGACCCCATGTGGGCAGTCCAGATCGCCCTGCGTCTTCGGCGCATGCCGGAGCATATCCATGCGGACGGTTTCCCGCGGGAAGTACCGGTAACCGTCCACCTCGAGAGTTCGTTCGCTCGCCGCGATCACCTGACCGCGCCATGTCGCCTTCATGATCACCGTCCTCCATGTGTTTCTCCTTCCACGTTAGCACGAGTCGTGTAGCAATGGGAACCGAGCGTGGGGATCCCGCACCCTCGTGGTTGCATTTTGTTTCTCACCCTATCGCAGGAGCATGGTCGTCAGCATGGTCGCCACCAGCGTCCTGGCTTCCCCGTCAACCGCAAAGACATCACCCGTACAGACGGTGATCGTCCGTCCGGGCCTCGTCACCCGGCCGCACGCAATCATCCGGCTGCCACGGGCTGGGGCGAGGAAATTGACCTTGTACTCGACCGTCAACACTTCGGTTCCCGTGGACATGAGGCTCAGCGCAGCGTACCCGCAGGCACTGTCCACAATCGCCGTGACGACACCCCCGTGCATATACCCGTGTTGTTGAGTAAGGTCGCTTCGAAACGGGAGCTCAATGTCCACCTCGCCCGGAGACACCCGTGTCATGGTTGCACCGATGGCGGCCATGAACCCCTGCCGCGCGAAACTCTGGCGGACACGTGTCTCGAAGCTGGGGTCCTTGGACTCGAAACTCGCCACGACGGTGTCCTTTTCGCGCCCCGCAGGTTTATTCTCTCAGCTTACCAGGAGGGCGTCGGCCCATCTTGAGGGCGCACGCTGTTCGCGTGAACGGCCCCGTCGGCGCGGCTACCGGACGATGAGAACGATCGACAAGGCAAGCAGGGCGCCCATGGTGCGATTGAAGATCCTCAGGCTGCGGCGGCTGTGCAGGACGCGCTGGGCGGCAGCTCCGAATGCCAACCACAAGAAGCAGCTCGGCAGTGCCGCCAGTACGAACAGCCCACCGAGGGAGGCCGCCTGCACGACGGCACTCCCCGCCTGGGCGCTGAGAAAGGTGCCCGCGAGCCCCGCGATGAGCCAGGACTTCGGGTTCACCCACTGGAAAACGGCAGCGCCCAGAAACCCCACCGGGTCCCTGTCCGGCTGCGAATCGACGCGGCCGGACGACGTCGCGATCTTCCACGAGAGCCAAAGCAGGAAGGCGGCACCACCGCCCTTGAGCGCCCAGAGCAGCGAAGCGTGCCGGAGAACGAGACTCCCGAGGCCGAACGGCACCAGAAACATCATGAGACCCATCCCGGTCATCACGCCGAACAGGCTGGGAAGCCCTCTCATGATGCCCGCGTTGGCGCCGACCGCGGCCAGCATCGTGTTGCTGGGGCCCGGGGTGACGGCGGCCACAATGGCGAAGAGAAGAAACGCCACGACCTGCTCCGTCGTCGTACGCTACCTCCAGGGATCAGCAGGCCTCTTGACGGAGGCGACCGATGCAATCTAAGCAAACCAGATGGGCCGGCGAGGGTCTTGAACGATCGTGCCGGGGAACGGTGGCGGGCTGGATCACCAGCACGAGGCCGGCCGGCGGCGTTGAGCTCTTCAGCGCGTGGTTCGCGGGCGAGGCCTACCAGAAGCATCGGCACGACGCGTACGCCGTCGGCGTAACCGACTCCGGCGTGCAGGTCTTCGACTACCGGGGCTCGGCCCATGTGAGCACTCCAGGGCAGGTGACCGTGCTCTATCCGGACGAGGTCCACGACGGACGCGCCGGCACCAGCGATGGATTCGGGTACCGGATCGTCTACGTGGACCCGTCGCTGTTGGCCGAGGCGGTCCAGGTGCTCCGCGGAAGGCCCGCCCCACTGCCGTTCGTCGGCGAGCCCGTGTCGACGAGCCCGCGGCTGTCGCACACCATCGAGGCAGCCTTTAGCGCTCCGCCGGAATCGCTGGCGATGGACAGCCTCGTCGCCGACCTGGCGGAAGGACTGGTAGCCGCAGAATGCGGAGGTTCTGGCCCGGGGGGGTCACGACGCATCGACGTCCGGGCCCTCGAACGGGGGCGACAGTTCCTGGACGCTGAGAAGACGCGCGTCGTGCGCTCGACGGAACTCGAGTCGATCACCGGACTAACTCGCTATGAGCTGTCCCGCCAGTTCAGGATCATGTTCGGGACCAGCCCCTACCGCTATCTGCTCATGCGCCGTCTCGACTACGCGCGTGAGCGGATTCACCGGGATCGACCTCTCGTCGAGGTCGCGTGCGATGCGGGCTTCGCCGACCAGGCGCACTTCACCCGCGCCTTCAGGTCGACGTTCGGGCTGACCCCCGCGCATTACCGCGCGTTTTTGAGGGCGGGTCGGACGCGTCAAGCGCGGAAGGCCCATACGTAGGAGGATCTACATGTTCAAATCGGTCCAGGCGAGGCTTCGGCGAAGGCCCGGCAATTGTTGGTAGGAGGGGATCATTATGGTCCAGGCGGATCTTGCGAAAGCAATCCGGGATCGCGAGGAGATCAAGATCACTGTGAAGGGACGTCGCAGCGGGCACGAAGTGACACTTCCGGTATGGTTCGTACTCGAGGGAAAGACCTTGTGGCTCCTCCCGGTGCATGGGTCGCGCACCCAGTGGTTCCGGAATGTGCTCGCCGATCCGACGCTCACCCTGCGGGCGGGCCGACGCGCGGTGACGGCGATGGGGCGTCCGAGACGGGCACGATCGGCGGTCCAGCGAGTGCTGGACCGGTTCCGGAAGAAATATAGTGCCAAGCTCGTCGCCCAATATTACGACCACTCGGATGTCGTTGTCGATGTCCCGATCGATGCTTGCGGCCAGGCGAAATAGCCGGCAGAAACATTCCGCGTCTACTTTGGATATTTCTGATAGTTGTTTGCCGGCGTCCCAGGTGTGGCCCGTTCCTCCTTCACTACTTCAGCGCTCACGGCCGCGGCATTGTTTCCCTAAGAACTGCGGATATACGTGAGCGTCTGGCTAATCTGATCGTCGTTCAGAGATCCCGCGAACCCCGGCATGACCCCATTGTACGTCTCGGCACGTCCATGGATTCGCAGGATACGCTTGTCTTTAGTGTGCTCACTGGCGTACGGTCGATCAGCCAGGTGTTCCCGCTCGAGCGCGCCGCAGAGGCATACGAATTGATGATGAGCTGTAAGGCACGGTTCCGATGTGTTCTCACAACTGGGCATTAAACTGGGCAGAGCGCGCCTCTCCTCCTGGACGTCTCCCGACTGAGGGTCACTCAGTCATCGGGTTTGGGCGCGGAGACGTTCGACATCCCTGAACGTGTTGGACCAGGTGCCATCGAGGTGCGGCTGCGCGTCAAGACGGTGGAGCGCGTCGCCGCGCAGGAACTACTTTCCGAGACGGGACACCTCGAGGAGCTGACAGTCGGCTCGCGCCTCGCTCGCCGCCGACCAGATTCGTTCCGTTGCCAGCCGCCAGATGTTCCGTTGCATGCGCTCGTGCGTTCGAATCACAGCCGCGACGAATGCGTCGATATCCGTTTCCGTCTCCCCACCCAGGACTCGGCTCAAGAGTGTGTCGGACGTCATCGGATCCCCCCTCCCGGACACGCTCGATCGAGGCGTCCATCGATACTGTGGCAGACGGGGGCGCTGTCGGCATCGTCCGAAGGGACATCCTGGCCTGCACCCCAGCCCCGGCCGTTTGGGCAGCCGCACCGGCAGTCTCAACACGGTCGGCTCAGGCGCTCCGACCCCCCGCCCAGGATTCCCACCGCAACGGTCGGGATCTCGCTAGACTGCCACTAGGCATTCATCTGGTTGGTGTGCCGCCGCGAGAGGCCGGGGGGAGCCCCCGCCGACCTTTTGCTAAATCGCGGAGTGCCCTTTCGGACGATGTCCAACTGCAGGACAATGTAGCCGCCGTGGAACTCAAGCTGACTGAAGATGAAATCAGGCTACTCGACGAGGTGAGCGCTCTGCCCCCCGAATATCCGGGCTGGATGTTCCCCGTCCAAGGCGCGAGCCGGTTGGGAGCGCTTGAGCATCCGCTGCAGAACAACGTGCACCAACCCCGCAATAATCACTAAGGGGGCTTCCCTTGCCGTGTCACCCCGCTTCGGCCCGGGCCTGTCTAGTCCACCGCCCCATCCTCTACGGTAAGATCGAGGAAGTCGGCGATGTTCCCCAGCCTGCCGATCACGCGGAGCCATGGCGGCGCGGCACGATGCTGCTCGTCGCGGTACAGACGAGGTCGCGTTAGCCGGACAGTCCGCCCACGCGTCTCGAGCGTGCAGCCGCCAGCGGCCAGGACGTTGCGAACCCAATCTGAGTCGGGGCCATACGTGAGCGCGACGACGTAACCGCCGGGACGCCGAAAGACGTTCACGGGCGTGCGGTAGCGGCGGCCGGTCTTCCGCCCCGTGTGTACTATTACACCGAAGGCGGGCAAGTACCGCGCCCAGGGACCCAGCAGGCGATTCGTGACGTATCGGTTGAAGCGTGCGAGCCACCGGGGCAACGGCATGGGCAGTACCCCCCCATGCGGGTGGACGTGGGCGCCTTGTTACGTTCTTACCCGCGGCGAACGACCCACGCGCGTGGGCGGCATTCGCTGCGCGGGCAGGGAGCCCCTCTCCGCTGCGAAGGGTGGCCGAGGAAACGCGCCGAACCGGTGAAGATCAGCAGACCAAAATCCGGGGGGAGGTCGCGGCCATTCCACTAGGTTCTGATCGCACCCGGAGTGGTGCTCTGCCTCTTGCTCTTCTCGGGGAGCATTTTGATCGCACAGGCACTCGCTACTTGAGCTAGTTCCGCAGCTGACCCTGACACCGCATGACTCGGGGTTGGATCTTGCATACGTCCGATGCTCATTCGTGTTCTCGGAGTCCAATCCCAATCAACGCTGAGACATCAAACCAAATGCCGTGTTCGCCTTTTAGACTCCTCACCTCTTCCAGAATTTCCTTCCTGAAGCGCGCGAGGGACTCTGGTGGCAACCGGCTCAACCTCCCGCGCGGCGCAGCTCCCCACAAGAACGTCCACCAGTCCTCGGGCTCAATGAAATAGCCGGCTGGTTGGGGGACGACTTGTCTGTCTCGAAATCCTGTCTTTTCCAGGAGAGTGAGGAGGTGCTCGGGCTCCTCACACTTCTTCCATGATTCCGCGGGAGGGGGAACACGACGGGTGCCGTAGCGCTCCAGACGGGCTTGCATCATCTCCATCATTGGTTCGTGAGACTGCTTGGCCCAGGTTGAGAACGCCAGACGCCCACCCGGCCGCAATACTCGCTGCATCTCGCGCATTCCACGGAGTATGTCAGGCAGAAACCAGACAGCAAACCCACACAACACCACGTCGAACGTTGCGTCATCGAACTCAAGCTTCTCCGCGTCCATCAACCGAAACTCGACCGGCAGGCTCCCGGTTCTGCGACGCGCCTGTGCCAGCATGCCCTCTGCCAGATCGATTCCGACAATCCGTCCCCTTGGCCCGACCGCCCGAGCTGCTGCGAACGCCACCTTCCCAGTGCCCGTGGCTACATCGAGCACCTGCGCACCTTCATGAACCTGCGCTTCTCGTATGAGCGCGAGTGCATGCAAGTCGAAACATCTCAAAGCTGGCTCGTTATACGTGTCGGAGGCAAGGTCAAACGCGGCCACGACCCGGCGCTTTTGCTCTTCCATTACTCACCTCGTGATCTCAGCATAGCTCATGTCGGGGGGTCTAATCGTCCGGGGCAACCATCGTGTCCGACCGGTTGCGGACCGGCTCGCGCGCGTAGGCAAGCTGGAGGGGCGGCATCGGCCTGAGTCGAAAACTGGACGCGTTCATGGACCAGCAGATCCGGTTCTGCACGGCCCGGGATGGCGTCCGCATCGCCTATGCTTCGATTGGCGACGGACCCCCGCTGGTCAAAGCGGCCAACTGGTTGACTCACCTCGAATTCGACTGGCACAGTCCGATCTGGCGGCACTGGATGGAGGCGCTGGCGGCAGGTCGCCGGCTCGTGCGGTACGACGAGCGCGGCTGCGGTCTTTCCGATTGGGATGTTAGAGATTTCTCTTTCGATGCCATGGTACACGACTTGGAGGCCGTGGTCGACGCGCTCAACGTCGATCGGGTGCCTCTGTTGGGCATCTCGCAAGGCGGCGCGGTTTCCGCGGCGTACGCCGTGCGTCATCCCGAGCGAGTGACCCATCTCATCCTGTACGGTGCGTTCGCCCGCGGCCACCTTAAACGAGGACAGGTCACGCGCGAGGAGCACGAGGCGCAGTTGTCTCTGGTCAGGCTCGGCTGGGGCCGGGACAATCCGGCATACCGCCAGATATTCACCGCGCAGTTTATGCCCGACGCTCGGATCGAGCAAGTCCGATGGTTCAATGAGCTCATGCGGGCCTCCACGTCTGCCGAGAACGCCGTCAAGATTATGGAGGCATTCGGGCAGATCGATGTCACCGATCTGCTCCCTCGGGTCACCGTCCCCACCATCGTCCTACACTGCCGGGACGACGCACGCGTGCCGTTCGAAGAAGGACGCAGGATGGCCGCGCTGATCCCGGGCGCGCGCTTCATCCCGCTCGAGGGGAAGAACCACTTGCCTCAGGAGGGCGACCCGTGTTGGCAGCCGCTGATCGCAGAAGTCCGGCGCTTTCTCGATACGGCAGGGTACGGGACCGAGGGACGCGCGGCAGTGGCGCCAGCGAGACCTACTTCTGGTGGCTGGCTGCTCGCCCTGCTGACCCCCCGCGAGCGGGAAGTCGCGGCGTTGGTCGCTCAAGGGCTTGCCAATCGCGAGATCGCCGAGCGGCTGGTGATCACGGAGCGGACGGCTGAGGGCCACGTGCAGAGCATTCTGAACAAGCTCGGCTTCAACTCCCGCGTCCAGGTCGCGGCGTGGGCGGTCTCGCAGGGCCTCTACGCGGGCCCGCCGCACTGAGAGGGCGGGCGAGTCCTGCTCGGTACCTGCCACGAAAACACGTACCTGCTCCGCGAAAGACACGTACTTCCCCCGGTGACGCCCACTCCGGCTTGTCGCTAATCTGAAGCCAGCAAGTTCAAAGTGATATGGGTTGCAAGCACCGAAAGGCAGACTGACGGGGGCTATTGTGCGGGCACCAACCCATCTGGCGCAGACCCAGCAGCACCGCTCTGCCATGGGCCCAGTCTGTCTCGCCATATCGTCGCTGCTGCTGCTCGTGTTCCCGCTGGTCAGGCCGTTTACTGATAGAACAGGTACCCCCGCAGAGGTCGCCGCTACGTTTGCGTCAACGCCTTGGGTTGCCGCGCACATCCTTGCAGGTCTCGGATTTGTCCTGCTTCCCGTGGGGCTCCTCGCATTGTCCGAATTTCTGCGAGACACCCACGTCGAGCGCCTGGCAGCCCCGGGATTGATCGTCAGCTGGATTGGCGTCGGATTCATCCTGCCCACGGTTTTCGGAACCGAGCCGTTTGCGCTGCGGGCAATCGGTCAGGCCGCAATTCGGCAGAAGAACATGGACCTGCTGGCCCTGGCGATGGCGATCCGCATGGGCCCGCAGGCCCGATTTCTCTTTCCGGGCCTGCTCGTACTCGCGGTCGGCGCCGTACTGATCGCGGTTGCCGTGTGGCGCTCCGGCGCGTTACCCCGATGGAGCGGCGTGCTGTTCGCGCTCGGACTGGCGCTGTTCTTTCCGCTATTTCCCCGGGCGATTCGGGTCGTGGACGGCTTGCTGATCGGGGTCGGAGGCGTTTGGATCGCCTTGAGCATGCTGCGGCACCCAGGCCGAAACGAGACGAGATCATAGTAGAATCATTACCTGCTCGCGATCACGAAGTAGTGCTCGTACGCCTGCCGGCCTTCATCGAGGATCCGCAGTCGCTCGCGGCCGAGAAGCTTCGTAATCTGCCGGGCCGCCAGCCGGTGTGCAAGAGGGGGGCCGACCAACCCCTCGGCGTCGGGATCGAATTCCGCGATCAGGACTTTTGCGTGACCGTTCAGGACACCCACTACTTTGTGCAGCACTGCCTGTGGGCGATCGACGTGGTGCAGAACGTCGGTGAGCATCACCAGATCGACATCACCGTCAACATCCACAGCCTCTTCGGCGTCTCCTTTCAGCACAACCACGTTGTCGACGCCGCGCAACTCGAGGGCTCGCCGCAGATACGCGACCGCACTCTCCGCCTTCTCCAGCGCGTACACTCTCCCGCCCGCTCCCACGACCTTGGCATATTCACAGGTGAACTCTCCCGGTCCCGGGCCAATGTCCAGCACGCGGCTGCCCGCTCGCATGTCGGTGAGCGCGATCCATTCCCGCGCCAGATCGATCCGCGCGACTTGGCGTCGCCCGATGTCGTCCCAATCCGCCTCCGATAGATCCTTCTGGAAGTGCACCCCAGATCTCCGCTATCTCATCCGCAGACTGGCGAACAGACGAGTGGGGTTTTCAGCTTGCTGTTACTTCACCACGTACGCGTCGCTCAACGCCGGATATGTCGAGTAGTTGTAGCGGACCCCTTGCACATTGGAGCGGCGCACCCACACCGACAGTTCGTCCATCATCGGCATCGCGATAGCCTGATCCAGGAGCATGTGGTCGAGGCGCACATATACAGCCTGCCGCTTCACAGGAT of the bacterium genome contains:
- a CDS encoding LysE family translocator — its product is MAFLLFAIVAAVTPGPSNTMLAAVGANAGIMRGLPSLFGVMTGMGLMMFLVPFGLGSLVLRHASLLWALKGGGAAFLLWLSWKIATSSGRVDSQPDRDPVGFLGAAVFQWVNPKSWLIAGLAGTFLSAQAGSAVVQAASLGGLFVLAALPSCFLWLAFGAAAQRVLHSRRSLRIFNRTMGALLALSIVLIVR
- a CDS encoding AraC family transcriptional regulator, with translation MQSKQTRWAGEGLERSCRGTVAGWITSTRPAGGVELFSAWFAGEAYQKHRHDAYAVGVTDSGVQVFDYRGSAHVSTPGQVTVLYPDEVHDGRAGTSDGFGYRIVYVDPSLLAEAVQVLRGRPAPLPFVGEPVSTSPRLSHTIEAAFSAPPESLAMDSLVADLAEGLVAAECGGSGPGGSRRIDVRALERGRQFLDAEKTRVVRSTELESITGLTRYELSRQFRIMFGTSPYRYLLMRRLDYARERIHRDRPLVEVACDAGFADQAHFTRAFRSTFGLTPAHYRAFLRAGRTRQARKAHT
- a CDS encoding nitroreductase/quinone reductase family protein, coding for MVQADLAKAIRDREEIKITVKGRRSGHEVTLPVWFVLEGKTLWLLPVHGSRTQWFRNVLADPTLTLRAGRRAVTAMGRPRRARSAVQRVLDRFRKKYSAKLVAQYYDHSDVVVDVPIDACGQAK
- a CDS encoding nitroreductase family deazaflavin-dependent oxidoreductase, encoding MPLPRWLARFNRYVTNRLLGPWARYLPAFGVIVHTGRKTGRRYRTPVNVFRRPGGYVVALTYGPDSDWVRNVLAAGGCTLETRGRTVRLTRPRLYRDEQHRAAPPWLRVIGRLGNIADFLDLTVEDGAVD
- a CDS encoding class I SAM-dependent methyltransferase, yielding MEEQKRRVVAAFDLASDTYNEPALRCFDLHALALIREAQVHEGAQVLDVATGTGKVAFAAARAVGPRGRIVGIDLAEGMLAQARRRTGSLPVEFRLMDAEKLEFDDATFDVVLCGFAVWFLPDILRGMREMQRVLRPGGRLAFSTWAKQSHEPMMEMMQARLERYGTRRVPPPAESWKKCEEPEHLLTLLEKTGFRDRQVVPQPAGYFIEPEDWWTFLWGAAPRGRLSRLPPESLARFRKEILEEVRSLKGEHGIWFDVSALIGIGLREHE
- a CDS encoding alpha/beta fold hydrolase, whose amino-acid sequence is MDQQIRFCTARDGVRIAYASIGDGPPLVKAANWLTHLEFDWHSPIWRHWMEALAAGRRLVRYDERGCGLSDWDVRDFSFDAMVHDLEAVVDALNVDRVPLLGISQGGAVSAAYAVRHPERVTHLILYGAFARGHLKRGQVTREEHEAQLSLVRLGWGRDNPAYRQIFTAQFMPDARIEQVRWFNELMRASTSAENAVKIMEAFGQIDVTDLLPRVTVPTIVLHCRDDARVPFEEGRRMAALIPGARFIPLEGKNHLPQEGDPCWQPLIAEVRRFLDTAGYGTEGRAAVAPARPTSGGWLLALLTPREREVAALVAQGLANREIAERLVITERTAEGHVQSILNKLGFNSRVQVAAWAVSQGLYAGPPH
- a CDS encoding methyltransferase domain-containing protein, with the translated sequence MHFQKDLSEADWDDIGRRQVARIDLAREWIALTDMRAGSRVLDIGPGPGEFTCEYAKVVGAGGRVYALEKAESAVAYLRRALELRGVDNVVVLKGDAEEAVDVDGDVDLVMLTDVLHHVDRPQAVLHKVVGVLNGHAKVLIAEFDPDAEGLVGPPLAHRLAARQITKLLGRERLRILDEGRQAYEHYFVIASR